AAATAACACAAACCCCTAAAGACATACTAAAAAATGCAAGCCCTAAAGCATCAAGGATAGAATTAACACTAAGCTTTGAAAAATCAGGAGCAAATAAAAAGTCACTTGCCTTAGAAAAACCATCCATGCTAAAAGAATAACCGAGCATTAAAATGAGCAAAATAAACAAACTTGGCATCATCCAAACATTTAATTTTTCAATACCACTTTTTACTCCTTTTGATACCACATAAAAAACTACAGCAAATACAAAGGTAAAACATATGAATTGAGATAAAATATCATTGCTTAAAAGATTGTTAAAAACATTTGCAGCCAAATCAGCATCTTGCGGTAAAGCAAAAAAGCTTAAATGAACATATTTAACTATCCAGCCTATCACAACGCTATAAAAAGAAACTAAAATAATAGCCCCTATCATAAAAAATCCCGCATAAGACCAAGCTTTTTTATTTTTTGGCGCAAGGGTATAATAAGCATTTACTGGATCTTTTTCGCTGAGTTTCCCGATGCTAAGTTCAGCCAAAAATATAACCAAAGCTACGCCTAAGGTTAAAAGCAAATACACTACAACGAAAGCCGAGCCACCATTTTGTCCCACCAGCGTAGGAAATTTCCAAGCATTACCAAGCCCTACTGCACTACCTGCAACAGCTAAGACAAAACCTATTTTTGAAAATTTTTCTTTCATAATTTAGCCTTAAAAAAAGATTTTTTGTATCATAATGATAATTACTGCTAAAGGCGCAATAAATCTTAAAAAGAAATACCAAATTTCAAACCAAATTCCTTTAAGATAAGGATTAAACAAAGTTTGCAAAGCTTGCTTTTTAAGCACAAAACCAACAAAAATAGCCCCAAAAAGTCCGCCTAAAGGCATCATGAAATTTGAAGCAATATAATCTAAAATATCAAAAAATCCCGCTCCAAAAAATGTCAACAATTCTTTACTTCCTTCAATACCTGATAAAATACATAAAGAACCCAAAATATAAACCACAATGCCTATTAAAATCAAAGCTTTTTTTCTAGAAATTTGATAAGAATTGATTAAATAAAATGCAAAAGGCTCTATCATAGAGATTGCTGAAGTAATGCCAGCAAAAAATAAAGCGATAAAAAAGGCAATGGCTAAGATATTACCTAAAGGTAAAAAACCAATAGGCTCAATATGAGAAAATAAACTCATCAAAGAAACAAAGATAAGTCCTGGCCCTTGCTGTGCTGGATTACCTCCAAATTCAAATATAAAAGTAAAAACAATAAGCCCCATCATAATGCCTATAATAATATTAATAATAATAATATTAATACTGCTTGCAATAAAATTTGTCCGATCTGGCAAACTAGCAGAATAAGTTATAATAGAACCAACACCTATAGACAAACTAAAACACGCAAGCCCTAGCGCACTTAAAATAGAGCTTGTATTAAGCTTTGAAAAATCAGGAGCAAATAAAAAGTCACTTGCCTTAGAAAAACCATCCATGCTAAAAGAATAACCAAGCATTAAAATGAGTAAAATAAACAAACTTGGCATCATCCAGACATTTAATTTTTCAATACCACTTTTTACTCCTTTTGATACTACGAAAAAAACCACAGCAAAGACAAAAGTAAAACATATAAATTGAGATAAAACATCTTGAGTTAAAAGCCCATCAAATAAAGCTCCAGCTCCAGCAATATCGCTAGGTAAGGTAAAAAAGCTTAAATAAACATATTTAACTATCCAACCAATAATTACACTATAAAATGAAACAATTAAAATTGCGCCTATCATTGAAAAACCAACCAAAGACCAAGCTTTTTTATTTTTTGGCGCAAGGGTATAATAAGCATTTACTGGATCTTTTTCGCTGAGTTTTCCAATGCTAAGTTCAGCCAAAAATATAACAAAACCAACGCCTAAAGTTAAAAGCAAATACAAAAGAACAAAAGCTGAACCGCCGTTTTGTCCCACTAGTGTAGGAAATTTCCAAGCATTACCAAGCCCTACTGCACTACCTGCAACAGCTAAGACAAAACCTATTTTTGAGAATTTTGAAGTCAATTTAAAACCTTTAATTTTAATCAAAATATAAATTTAAGCTAAAAAAACTTGAAAAGCCCATTAAAAGTTTTTAAATAATCAAGCAAAATTTACCACTTGAAACATTTTATTTGTTTCAAAAAAAATAAAGCTAAGAAATATTATAATAACAACTTTGATTTTTAGTAAGGATTCTTAAGTAGGGATACGCAAGCCGAACTGAATTTTACTCAAGAACCAAAAAATAAATATTTTTAAGGAATTTTACAATGAAAAAAATTGTATTTCTAACATTAGCTTTAGCAGCTATGGCATTTGGTGCTGATAATGTACAGCCAACTGAATTAGAGTCTATGAATGTATGGATCAAAGCGTTTTCAGTTTTAGCAGCTGGATTAGGGCTTGGTGTTGCAGCACTTGGTGGCGCTATAGGTATGGGACACACTGCAGCGGCTACTATCGCAGGAACTGCAAGAAATCCGGGTTTAGGTGGTAAATTAATGACTACTATGTTTATTGCACTTGCGATGATTGAAGCACAAGTAATTTACGCACTTGTAATTGCTCTTATAGCGCTTTATGCAAATCCTTTTATAAAATTTGCTTAATATTTCTTAGCCCTTTTTTTGGGCTACTTTTTAATGCGGTTATGGTGGAATTGGTAGACACGCCATCTTGAGGGGGTGGTGCGCTCAGCGTGTGCGAGTTCAAATCTCGCTAACCGCACCATTTATTTTATTTTTAATTCTTTTAAATTTATTTTAACTCTTTTTACTTACCTATAAAATAAGGCTTTGTTAGATACTATGTTATTTTAGATTATTTTTAATTTATTTTAATTGACTATACTTACAAATATTTTTTATTGACTTTTTTATTGACTTCAATAAATTTTACTATTGACCTTATTGACCTAAAGGAATAAAAATGCTAAATGATACTAAAATAAAGGCTTTGAAAGCCAAAGATAAAAAATATTATATTGCCGATTTTGATAATTTACTTCTTTGTGTTTATCCAAGTGGTAAAAAAACTTTTATGTTTAATTATAAATGCCCTAAAACTTTAAAATACAAAAGACTAACTCTAGGGGAATACCCTACTCTAAGTCTTGCCAACGCTAGAAAGCAAAGAGATGATTTAAAAGTAAATTTAGTAGAAAATGATAGCATACATCAAAAAAGCGATATTACATTTAAAGACTTAGCTTTAGAAAAAATGGAGTTTAAAAAACTAGAATTAAGTGAAAAAACTTATAAAAGCTATATGAGTTATTTGCAAAGATTTGCTTTTGGGATTTATGGAGATATTGTATTAGATAAATTACAAATAAAAGATATTTTAAAAAGCTTTGAAAAATTTAGAAAAGAGAAGATAAAAGAAGGTGCAGATAAATTTTTTACTCTTTTAAATGAGATTTTTCGCCATGCAGTTATGAAAGAATATATAAAAACAAACCCCATGTTAAATTTAAATAGAAAAGATTTGCTTATCAATAAAGCAAGTAAAAATCATGCTACTATTTTAGAAACGAAAGAAATTAAAATATTAATAGATAATATAGTTAATTATAATGGCTATATTAGTGTAAAAGTAGCGTCTTTGATGTCTTTGTTAACTGCACAAAGAAGTTTTAGTATAAGAAGTGCAAAATGGAGTGATATTGACTTAGAAAAAGGGCTTTGGTATATACCAGAAGAAGATATGAAAATGAAAAAAGCTCACACCATACCTTTAAATTCCCAATGTGTCTATATGCTCGAAAGATATAAACAAATGAGCATCAATACTGGATATTTGTTTTATAGCTTAAGAAGTAAAAGTGAGATTATAAGCGATAATACCATTCGTTCAATGTTTAGAAGAATGGGCTACTCAAATGATGATTTTACTCCACATGGTTTTCGCGCAATGTTTAGCACCCTAGCCCATGAAAATAGAGAAAAGCATAAAATGAGTAGCGATATTATAGAATTGTGTTTAGCTCATGTAGAAAAGAATAAAATAAAATCAGCTTATAATCACGCTTTAAATTTAAAAGAGAAAGCTATTCTTATGCAGTGGTGGGGTGATTATCTAAATGAGATTGCAAATTTAAATCAGCAAGTGAAAAATATTTTTTTATAAACTCTTCAATATCTTTTTTTGGATATAAGCCCGTGCAATTTCTATGCTGTTTAAATTCTCTGAATTTACCTTGTTTGGCATATTTATGGACTGTTGGCTGACTAACTTGTAATATATTTGCTAGTTCTTTTCTCGTATAAAAATCCCCTATTTGTAATTTTATCATCTTAAACCTCCAAATTTAATGTCAATAATTTTAAATAAAATATCTTTATAAGCATTCCAAGTTTGCGAGTAGTTGTTTCTTTCATCTTTGATTAAATCATCACTTGCCTTTTTCCACCAATCTAAGCTTTCGTTTTTACAACCAATGGCGATAATGTCTTTAGTAAAAGCGATTTTAAAGCTATCAACTTGCAAAGAGCAAATTTGCTTCATATCGCCTAAAACATTGCAAATTATCACCTCATTTAAATCGCATTCTTCAAAAGAGCAATACCTAAAATCACAATCATTAAAATCAGCCTTTTTAAAGCTACACTGATAAAAAGTGTTGTGAAATTCTAAAGGGTCAATCATCTCAAGCTTAATATTATCAAAAATAGTTTTAGTGCAAAGATTGTTTTTGAAAATATCAAATTTTAAGATACAATTACTAAAATCAGCTTCGTATAAATTACAATTTATAAAATCGCAACACTCAAAGCTTGAGTTTGAAAAATCAGCCCCTTTTAAATCTAAATTTTCAAAAATAATTGCGTTAAATCTTTGCTTGCGAAAATCTGCATTTTGCAAACTTATCCTTTTTTCTGCACATTCTATTAAAAGCTTTTCTAAAGACTGAATATTTTCATTTTCATAAATCACTTTGCCTGATATGTCTTGTATTTTCATTTTGTTTTCCTTTTTTTAAACTTTCTCTTTAATATATCTTTTAATATTCTTTTCTAATGCATTAAAGTTCCTTTGGCTTGGGTTTAATGCGAAAGTTACTATATTTACAAGTAAAATATAAAGCTTAAAATCTTTCCTAGAAACAAGACTTAAATACTTCATCACTTCTATTTGCTCGAAAATTGAAAATTCTTTATCTTGCACCCAAGTTTTGCAGTGCGTGATATACCAACTCGCCTTAGACAAGTCTTGTATCTCGTTGCCTTTAAATTTGCTCCTAAGTGTGTATTTAATAGCGTTTCCTATATGAAAAGCCATATTTTTAATCGGCATTAACTCAATCACACAAACGATTAAATCAATGCTCTCAAATCCAAAATTTTTGTAATGTTTAGGGTTATTAACTAAATCATCTTGCATTATGCAAACTCCTATTTTTCTTTATTAAATCTTTTAAAACAATATTTAAAAACTCATTGCAATTTTTAATATCCTTCACAAGAGCTAAAATATTGCTTTTAGTATCCATTTCATAGTGATAACTTAGTAAGTAGTCAAATATTTCATTTTCTTTCAATCTATCTTCTAAAGAATATAAATCTTTAAATCTTAGATTTGAAATAATTTCATTTGATTTTTCTATGACTTGTTTATCTGCTTTCATTTTTAATCTCATCTTGCGAATTTTTTCTATTATTTTTTATCATTTCATACAAATCACCTTCAACATTAATAATAACAATGTTTGATTTTCTTTTTTCTAAAAAGTCTAACGCTTCAAATAATATGAAATAAGCCAAAAATACAATGAGCAAAGAAAACCAAAAAAATTGATTTGCTTTATCACTATAAATTGCAAACAATATTAAAAATAAAAAAATTATTTATAAGAAAAATCTCATTTTTCAACCCTACAACTTTCATAATCTGCTTTATGCCATTTTTTAATAGCAATTTCTTCGTATCTACCTTTATAACCATCTTCGCATTTTATATACCAAAAATTATTATTTTCTTTTAATAAAGCACAATTAGTAGTATTATTTAACACTTCAAATTTTTTAACTGCTTCTTTTATAGCTTCATCTATGCTATAAGCTCCTTCATCTTTAACAAACTTTCCTATACTCTCATCATATTTGCCTGTGCGTGATGAAATCTCTTTGATGGTTTCTTCCATACATTTGTAAAAGTCAAATTTTAATTCTTCACATTTTTTATATAATAATGCTATTAAAGTATCTAATGCTATTCTAACAAAATCTGTATTAAATTTTACTCTACCAATAATAATAGAATTTATTTTTAAAATTATTTCAGAATCATCAAATTCGACTTTATTTGATCTAACAAAGCATTCATAATTAGAATACTTAATATTATTTACATTAAAACAAAATACTGCTATATCACACAAAGCATCAATTCTTTCTAAATCGTCTTTAGCTCTGAAATACTCGCTTATTTCTTCAAAAACATTACCTAGAAAACCTTTTCGTTGGTTTTTATAAGTTAAATGTCTCTCTTCTCTCCATACTTTTAATTGTTCTTTAATTTCATTAAATTGTTTTTTTGTCATTCTTAATCCTTTTTTAGATTGTTATTTTCTTTTTCTACTAATTGTTTTTCTAAATAAATAATATAATCCTCTTTAGATTTAACAAATCTAGTATATTCCATTAGATATTTTATTTGTTTATTATCTATAAATGGACTTAATGAGTCTATTAGTGGATAATAATCTTCTTTATCTAACCATCTTAAATCTTTAAAAGAATTACTAAGTCTTTTTAATAAATATTCTTTTCTTTTTTCTAGTATTTTAAAAAACCCATCACTTTCAAAGAAAGGGTAGTTTGTTATTAGGCCATCTATGAATTTAAAGATATCTTCTTTAGTTGTATTATCATTTAATTGATAACTAAAGTAAGCATTCTCTTCGAAGTCTCCACCTATGAATTTACTTTCATCTACATTAATAACAAA
This genomic interval from Campylobacter sp. CCS1377 contains the following:
- a CDS encoding helix-turn-helix domain-containing protein, which codes for MIKLQIGDFYTRKELANILQVSQPTVHKYAKQGKFREFKQHRNCTGLYPKKDIEEFIKKYFSLADLNLQSHLDNHPTTA
- a CDS encoding pentapeptide repeat-containing protein; the protein is MKIQDISGKVIYENENIQSLEKLLIECAEKRISLQNADFRKQRFNAIIFENLDLKGADFSNSSFECCDFINCNLYEADFSNCILKFDIFKNNLCTKTIFDNIKLEMIDPLEFHNTFYQCSFKKADFNDCDFRYCSFEECDLNEVIICNVLGDMKQICSLQVDSFKIAFTKDIIAIGCKNESLDWWKKASDDLIKDERNNYSQTWNAYKDILFKIIDIKFGGLR
- a CDS encoding F0F1 ATP synthase subunit C yields the protein MKKIVFLTLALAAMAFGADNVQPTELESMNVWIKAFSVLAAGLGLGVAALGGAIGMGHTAAATIAGTARNPGLGGKLMTTMFIALAMIEAQVIYALVIALIALYANPFIKFA
- a CDS encoding sodium-dependent transporter; protein product: MKEKFSKIGFVLAVAGSAVGLGNAWKFPTLVGQNGGSAFVVVYLLLTLGVALVIFLAELSIGKLSEKDPVNAYYTLAPKNKKAWSYAGFFMIGAIILVSFYSVVIGWIVKYVHLSFFALPQDADLAANVFNNLLSNDILSQFICFTFVFAVVFYVVSKGVKSGIEKLNVWMMPSLFILLILMLGYSFSMDGFSKASDFLFAPDFSKLSVNSILDALGLAFFSMSLGVCVILTYAASLPDRTNFIASAFNIIIINTVVGLMMGLIVFTFIFEFGADPSQQGPGLIFISLATLFAKLDFLGNILAIAFFIALFFAGITSAISMIEPFTFYLINRFEMSRKKALILIGIVVYFIGSLSIFSFYADTKELLTFFGVEFFYILDKFIQNLWMPISALVTAFFVGFVIKKEGLRILFAPYMNVFFFELWYFFLRFIAPLAVVIIMIQKIFF
- a CDS encoding sodium-dependent transporter, giving the protein MTSKFSKIGFVLAVAGSAVGLGNAWKFPTLVGQNGGSAFVLLYLLLTLGVGFVIFLAELSIGKLSEKDPVNAYYTLAPKNKKAWSLVGFSMIGAILIVSFYSVIIGWIVKYVYLSFFTLPSDIAGAGALFDGLLTQDVLSQFICFTFVFAVVFFVVSKGVKSGIEKLNVWMMPSLFILLILMLGYSFSMDGFSKASDFLFAPDFSKLNTSSILSALGLACFSLSIGVGSIITYSASLPDRTNFIASSINIIIINIIIGIMMGLIVFTFIFEFGGNPAQQGPGLIFVSLMSLFSHIEPIGFLPLGNILAIAFFIALFFAGITSAISMIEPFAFYLINSYQISRKKALILIGIVVYILGSLCILSGIEGSKELLTFFGAGFFDILDYIASNFMMPLGGLFGAIFVGFVLKKQALQTLFNPYLKGIWFEIWYFFLRFIAPLAVIIIMIQKIFF
- a CDS encoding DUF3310 domain-containing protein, with product MQDDLVNNPKHYKNFGFESIDLIVCVIELMPIKNMAFHIGNAIKYTLRSKFKGNEIQDLSKASWYITHCKTWVQDKEFSIFEQIEVMKYLSLVSRKDFKLYILLVNIVTFALNPSQRNFNALEKNIKRYIKEKV
- a CDS encoding tyrosine-type recombinase/integrase, producing the protein MLNDTKIKALKAKDKKYYIADFDNLLLCVYPSGKKTFMFNYKCPKTLKYKRLTLGEYPTLSLANARKQRDDLKVNLVENDSIHQKSDITFKDLALEKMEFKKLELSEKTYKSYMSYLQRFAFGIYGDIVLDKLQIKDILKSFEKFRKEKIKEGADKFFTLLNEIFRHAVMKEYIKTNPMLNLNRKDLLINKASKNHATILETKEIKILIDNIVNYNGYISVKVASLMSLLTAQRSFSIRSAKWSDIDLEKGLWYIPEEDMKMKKAHTIPLNSQCVYMLERYKQMSINTGYLFYSLRSKSEIISDNTIRSMFRRMGYSNDDFTPHGFRAMFSTLAHENREKHKMSSDIIELCLAHVEKNKIKSAYNHALNLKEKAILMQWWGDYLNEIANLNQQVKNIFL